Proteins encoded together in one Oceanobacillus iheyensis HTE831 window:
- a CDS encoding endonuclease, with protein sequence MQNIQKRTLVTATLLLASVLLFIQPVTNIFVNASSGDGSSSSPYTVTQAINNQDNSTKSVEGYIVGQPISTTSVITSNFPNNYAFALADSPSATNIEEMVYVQIPSSFRSSFGLQSNPSLLGEKVKVTGTLTNYFAHAGVKNGTAFELQNDDTQPPDPDPETPELDGYYDDADGKTGEQLKSTLHDIIDDHTEISYSNVWEALRETDEDPRNSNNVLLLYTGRSQGKNDNGGNADDWNREHVWAKSHGDFGTSMGPGTDIHHLRPTDASVNSSRSNLDFDDGGSEHSEADGNYYDSDSWEPRDSVKGDVARMIFYMDVRYEGDSGELDLELNDQVNNGSAPYHGKLSVLLEWHEEDPVDDFERRRNDIIFNDYQHNRNPFIDHPEWVGEIWE encoded by the coding sequence TTGCAAAATATCCAAAAAAGAACACTGGTAACAGCTACCTTATTGCTAGCATCTGTATTATTGTTTATCCAACCAGTAACAAATATTTTTGTAAATGCATCCTCAGGAGATGGTTCAAGTTCGTCTCCATATACCGTCACACAGGCTATTAATAATCAAGATAATTCTACTAAATCGGTGGAGGGATATATTGTTGGCCAGCCAATTTCCACCACTTCTGTTATCACAAGTAACTTTCCAAATAATTACGCTTTTGCCTTAGCTGACAGCCCTTCTGCAACAAACATAGAAGAAATGGTTTATGTTCAAATACCATCTTCATTTCGATCGTCATTTGGTTTACAATCTAATCCTTCCTTATTAGGAGAGAAAGTAAAAGTAACCGGTACACTTACAAACTACTTTGCACATGCTGGAGTAAAGAATGGAACGGCCTTTGAACTGCAAAACGACGACACACAACCACCAGATCCAGATCCTGAAACGCCAGAACTAGACGGCTATTATGATGATGCAGATGGTAAAACAGGAGAACAACTAAAATCTACTCTACACGACATCATTGATGATCATACGGAAATTTCCTATTCAAATGTGTGGGAAGCACTACGTGAAACAGACGAAGATCCAAGAAACTCCAATAATGTCCTTCTTCTTTATACAGGGCGTTCACAAGGGAAAAACGACAACGGTGGAAATGCCGATGACTGGAATCGGGAACATGTTTGGGCAAAATCTCACGGTGACTTCGGTACATCGATGGGACCTGGTACAGACATCCATCACCTAAGACCGACAGATGCTTCTGTTAATAGCTCCAGAAGTAACCTCGACTTTGATGATGGAGGCAGCGAGCATTCCGAGGCAGATGGTAACTACTATGACTCTGATTCTTGGGAACCTAGAGATAGTGTAAAAGGTGATGTCGCAAGAATGATCTTTTATATGGATGTACGTTATGAAGGAGATAGTGGTGAACTAGATTTGGAATTAAATGATCAGGTCAACAATGGGTCTGCGCCATATCATGGTAAGTTATCCGTATTGCTCGAGTGGCATGAAGAAGATCCGGTTGATGATTTTGAAAGAAGAAGAAATGATATCATATTTAACGATTACCAGCATAATCGAAACCCATTTATTGATCATCCAGAATGGGTGGGAGAGATTTGGGAGTAA